One stretch of Paroedura picta isolate Pp20150507F chromosome 13, Ppicta_v3.0, whole genome shotgun sequence DNA includes these proteins:
- the MTRFR gene encoding mitochondrial translation release factor in rescue isoform X1: protein MPPSNVLHFSRWLIKLSGVPQPSRLWGKPHFLLPQKPGPLFLVAVKKSSKDLQPLSEADLEEQFVRGSGPGGQATNKTSNCVVLKHLPSGIVVKCHETRSLELNRQRAREILQEKVDVFYKGETSEVVKEQKELQKKKQVKRQQARENLERKRRLKEMQASEDK, encoded by the exons ATGCCTCCGTCAAACGTCTTGCACTTCTCGCGTTGGTTGATTAAGCTCAGCGGTGTCCCTCAGCCTTCGAGGCTTTGGGGTAAGCCCCATTTCCTGCTGCCCCAGAAGCCCGGCCCTTTATTCCTCGTGGCCGTAAAGAAGAGCTCCAAAGACCTCCAGCCTCTGAGCGAAGCAGACTTGGAGGAGCAGTTTGTGCGGGGGTCGGGGCCCGGAGGCCAGGCGACAAATAAAACCAGCAACTGCGTGGTCCTGAAGCATCTTCCTTCGGGGATCGTAGTCAAG TGCCACGAAACGCGATCGCTGGAGCTGAACCGCCAGAGGGCCAGAGAGATCCTGCAGGAGAAAGTGGACGTCTTCTACAAAGGCGAAACCAGTGAGGTCGTGAAAGAGCAAAaggagctgcagaagaagaagcaagTCAAGAGGCAGCAGGCAAGGGAGAACCTCGAGAGGAAGAGGCGTTTGAAAGAGATGCAAGCCTCGGAGGACAAATAA